The window AAGTCCTTCACTCCTCCATGGCCCAAAAGCCACCGGAGATGGGGCGGACCAACGGTGGAgccggcgggaggaggaggaaagcTTGAGATCTTTTCTTATAGAGGATAAAAGAGAAGGCGTATAACACGCAGTAGCTTCGTAGAAAACGGCGTGGTCCACTTTTTTATATAATTATTAGATAACGAAAAACAAAAGCATAACCTAATTCATTTGTGTTGTCAGTCAAGAACGTCAACAGATCCCTCCGAAATGTGGTTGTCAGGGAGTACATGTGCTCTGATATAGGTACAGATGGAGGGATGACGTGTGGGGCATGTATGCTGCACACTTAGAGGATATTTGCTTGGGCTTCCTGCCAGCTTTCCATTGGGGCCGGTGTGCTTAAGCGGCACGGTCCAAGTAATGGCTTATGCCCCCTTTGTGCTGTCTCGGAGACCGGgacacatatcttgttctcatgCACGGCTGTTCGGACCATCTAGGGTTTCATACCCGCGGCACTGGGACCTGCCTGGAAGGCCCTAGAGTTTGCAGAGTTCCTTGAGACCAAAGCTAACCAGACCGAGCAAAATCACCACCTATTCTGGCTAATTTTGTGGCGATGTCGTGGATGTTATGGTCGACACGCAATAAAATGGTGATTGAGTGATTCTTCCCGCGGCAAGCATCTTACTCGTTCTTTAAATTCCTTACTTTCTTGCAACACTGGCACCCGCTTTCTAGGCAGTGTGACCGTGATCAATTTGGGCTAATGCTGGATGCAATCTTGGCTACCGTGCGTCGCCTATCCTCTTTATAGGGCCAGTTTGGCTACTGCTACTTGGTGgcttttttctatttcttttatgCTTTTTTGGATGTGATTGTGTTGATGCCCCAGCCGTCTTATTTCTTGTGACACTTAGGATTTGATTGTATGGATGTTTGCTTTATTTATGAAACAGGAAGAAAGCCTATTTCAAGAGTTCCTCGTGGTAGAACCAACCCACTAGTGGTTCAAGTACTAGACCTGGTACTTGTGATCGCATTTTTCTGAAATTACTTCAGGCCTTCCAAtgatatactccctctgtcccaaaataagtgtctcaatttTGTAATAAATTTAGTACAAAGTTGCACTAAGGTTAAGACATTTATTTTgggacggggggagtacaagatATTGTGCCTGCTCAGTATATCTGAGGTGCTCATGGGGTAGAGtgtgcatgcatatgtttataagGTTGAGTGTATGTGCATTTGTGATTGTACTGTGTTAGAAAAACTGATATTGCAATATTTAGACGAAATATGCTTAAGCTGGTTATTTAGTTGAATAGCTAGTCCCTAGTGAGCTACGTAGTGAGTAGTGAGTGTGCAAGCACATATATTTTCCTCCCATTAGTTCGACCATCATGTTGTCTCGCTAAGACATGTCTCATGCAAGCTCAGTACGGCTTAGCTTGGCTAAAAGGTTGTCGTGCAACTAGGTCGGACCAATGGCGCCATCAGCATTTTGCAGCGCCAAGCGTGCACCTCGCGAGTACTTCAATTCCATGCAAAGACTATCAATTCCGAGTCTAGCAGTATTCTCCGATAGAAACTACAGCCCATCATATTTCTTTTGCACATCACGCCCATCTAATTTGATTGCTGCCGTATGTACAAGTTGATTTTATTCTACACTAGTCAGCCCGTATCACTGTTTGATTTTATTCCATGCAATTGGAAGGAATGTACACAATAGTAGTTTCCTAGAAGTATCATCGAGGACTATTTTATATAGAATCAAACAGAGTTCAGTTAGTTCGTACAAAGAAGACTTTACTTAGTTACTTGTTAACGATATCTTATTTATAGATTGGGTGTGTCtaggtctcagtcgactgagacttaactAAGTCTTACTCAAGTGATATAGTATatgagaagaaaaagaaaaaacagaaaggAATTTTTTGTACGAATCTTAATGCAAGATCAATAGAATATAACATCGACTGAGACATAACGAAGTCTAAGTCGACTGAGACGTAGCAAAACTGTTATAGATTATACTCCATATGATAACCCCACTTTTAGAGTTTGGCACAGGGCCTCCAATTTGCCGGCCCGGCCCTGAGTGTACTTTCACTATAATGTAAGAAAACGTACGTTGTGGTGCAACTAGGTCGGACCAATGGCGTCATCTGCAACTTGCAACGAAAGTGTGCACCTCGCGAGTACTTAAGCCCCGCGGGAGTCCCCTCGATTCCCACAGCACAAGCCACAACAGCTAGCAGCTGGGATCGATCCATCACCCAGTCGATCGCATATATACGAGTGAACAGGTCAATCTAGCATGGCGCTGGCGTCTTTGTCCAAGGTGGTGCTGGGGTCGGCGGCGTTCGGGGTGTTCTGGGTGCTGGCCGTGTTCCCGTCGGTGCCTTTCCTGCCGATCGGCCGCACGGCGGGTGCGCTGCTGGGGGCGGCGCTGATGGTCGTCTTCCACGTGATCAGCCCGGATGACGCCTACGCCTCCGTGGACCTCCCCATCCTGGGCCTCCTCTTTGCCACCATGGTGGTCGGCGGCTACCTCAAGAGCGCCGGCATGTTCGGGCACCTTGGCCGGCTGCTGGCGTGGCGGAGCCAGGGCGGGCGCGACCTGCTGTGCCGCGTCTGCGTCGTCACGGCCCTCGCCAGCGCGCTCTTCACCAACGACACCTGCTGCGTGGTGCTCACGGAGTTCGTGCTCGAGCTCGCCGCCGAGCGCAACCTCCCCGCGAAGCCGTTCCTGCTGGCGCTGGCCACCAGCGCCAATATCGGGTCCAGCGCCACGCCCATCGGGAACCCGCAGAACCTGGTCATCGCCTTCAACAGCAAGATCTCCTTCGTGGGCTTCTTCCTCGGCATCCTACCGGCCATGCTCGCAGGCATGGCCGTCAACATGGTCATGCTGCTCTGCATGTACTGGAAGGACCTCGAGGGGAGCAGTCCCGACGCggtggccgccgagaaggagatGGCGGCAGTCGAGGAGGGTCGCCGGCCGTCCCCGGCAACGTCGACGACGCTCAAGAGCCCCGGCCAGACGATGCTGGTCCAGTCGCCGTCGCTGGTCGCGGCCGCCGACCACGACTCGGTGATGGTGGAGAGCATCTCGACCAAGCACCGGTGGTTCATACAGTGCTCGGCGCCGCAGCGGAGGC is drawn from Aegilops tauschii subsp. strangulata cultivar AL8/78 chromosome 1, Aet v6.0, whole genome shotgun sequence and contains these coding sequences:
- the LOC109766520 gene encoding silicon efflux transporter LSI3 is translated as MALASLSKVVLGSAAFGVFWVLAVFPSVPFLPIGRTAGALLGAALMVVFHVISPDDAYASVDLPILGLLFATMVVGGYLKSAGMFGHLGRLLAWRSQGGRDLLCRVCVVTALASALFTNDTCCVVLTEFVLELAAERNLPAKPFLLALATSANIGSSATPIGNPQNLVIAFNSKISFVGFFLGILPAMLAGMAVNMVMLLCMYWKDLEGSSPDAVAAEKEMAAVEEGRRPSPATSTTLKSPGQTMLVQSPSLVAAADHDSVMVESISTKHRWFIQCSAPQRRLFLKSFAYIVTAGMLVAYMLGLNMSWTAITTAVALIVVDFRDAELCLGKVSYSLLVFFTGMFVTVSGFNKTGLPGAIWKVMEPYSKINHVRGITVLSLIVIILSNLASNVPTVLLMGDEVAASAATISAAAVTRSWLLLAWVSTVAGNLSLLGSAANLIVCEQARRAPRNAHDLTFWSHVVFGAPSTLVVTAVGIPLIGIINAA